Part of the Caulifigura coniformis genome, GCGGAGGGCCCGGGACGAGGGCCGCGATTCCGGCAGGCAGTGATTCCGGCAGGCAGTGCAGGGGGACGATGATTGCGCTGATCGCAATCACGACCAATCGCTCAATACGGGTCAATGCGCGCGGCGACTCAGAGTCACGGCATCAGGTCGATTCCAAGCCGCTTGCGGATCGGCTGCGTGGATAGCGGCCCGGGATCGCCATAGGCCCCGTCCCCGGATTTCTCGATGCTCATAGGCCATCGCAACGCACTTGCCGACGTCCACGCATCTGTTCATCTTCCCCGCATGGCCCGCAACATCCGTCTCACACTCGCCTACGACGGCACCCGCTACGCCGGTTGGCAGGTCCAGCGGGATCGCGTCTCCGTTCAGTCGACCGTCGAAGCCTCCATCGAAGCCCTGACCGGGGAACGGGTCAGTCTGTTGTCGGCCGGCCGGACCGACGCGGGCGTGCACGCGCTCGGGCAGGTGGTCAACTTCTTCACCGAATCGACGATCCCTCCCGACAAATGGCAGCCGGCCCTTCAGACCCGACTTCCTCACGACATTGTCGTCCGCGATTCGCAGGAAGTCCCGGCCGATTTTCACGCCACCTACGGGGCGAAGCTCAAACGCTATCGCTACGTGATCCACGAATCGCGGATCGAGAATCCGTTCATCCGGCCGTTCGCGTGGCGGCAGAATGGGCCGCTGGATGTGGACGCCATGCAGAACGCGGCCGATCTGCTTGTTGGAACGCACGATTTCCGCAGCTTC contains:
- the truA gene encoding tRNA pseudouridine(38-40) synthase TruA — its product is MLIGHRNALADVHASVHLPRMARNIRLTLAYDGTRYAGWQVQRDRVSVQSTVEASIEALTGERVSLLSAGRTDAGVHALGQVVNFFTESTIPPDKWQPALQTRLPHDIVVRDSQEVPADFHATYGAKLKRYRYVIHESRIENPFIRPFAWRQNGPLDVDAMQNAADLLVGTHDFRSFESHWPNTDTSVRTMFEARLTRASGWNVWGAAPVSADPGADADYIVFEIVGDGFLYNMVRSIVGTLVCVGRRAWTLAQFQHAFQALDRNVAGETAPAQGLFLVSVTY